The Nicotiana tomentosiformis unplaced genomic scaffold, ASM39032v3 Un00216, whole genome shotgun sequence nucleotide sequence tggctgcggacggaacgttatatcgaagaacattcgacgGACCGATGGCGGTGTGCATAGGTATGGgggataccaattacatcctccgggaagtacacgagggcacttgtggcaatcactccggtatcgacatgttagttcgaaaagtgatcagagcagggtattattagatcgatatgggcaaagacgcaaaagaatttgttcgtaaatgcgataaatgtcaaaggtttgctccaatgatccatcagcccggagaacaacttcactcagtcctattgccatagccattcatgaaatggggaatggacatcgtcggccccctaccatcgaccccaggtaaagccagattattttgtttatgactgactatttttccaaatgggttgaagcgcaggcgttcaagaaagtaagagaaaaagaggttatcaaTTTTttgtgggatcatatcgtatgccgattcgggataccatccgaaatagtatgtgataatgggaagcaattcattggcagcaaaatcacaaaatttttcgaagaccacaaaataagaaggatactagcaaccccataccatcccagcggaaacggacaagccgaatcaacaaacaaaactattcttcaaaacctgaagaagagattgaactacgctaagggaaaatggagagaaatcctgcccgaagtcctttgggcataccgaacaacatcgaaatccagtacaggggcgaccccattctccttagtatatggctccgaagcattgataccaatCGAAGCCGGAGagcctagtcccagatttcgattcatgacggaagaagcaaataacgaggctatgaacaccagccttgaattatcggacgaaggacgagaagctgccctcgtccggttggccgcacaaaagcaacgaatcgaaaggtattacaatcgaagaactaaacttcgccactttaagccaggggacttggtgttacggaaagtcaccatcaacactcggaatccaaacgaaggaaaattaggaccaaattgggaagggccgtaccaggtgctcgagaactttgggaaaggatcgtacaagctcggcatcataaacggcaaatagctatcaagcagttggaatgtatcacatctaaaacgatactactactaaggtccGACCTTTCCCATATTTATTCAACTGTCCCGTACAGAAGTTCGAACGAAGAACAGAAGTATTCTTTTActcaaaagcacgtgttgcactcttttttccttagaccggtttttccCAAAAGGGTTTTttgcggcaaggtttttaatgaggcaaccatcgatcgtgctgcgcTTTCAGAACAGTATCTGAGGCTTTCAACCCTTAGCCCGAACGGCCTCGAATAGGGGGGGGGGAAGGGGCACCAgggcctcaaatacatcgagttcagacgcaacaaagtcttctcacaacaatagaggaaaaattgtgagagccaaaatggtcaaaatgaaccatgctcatattagattgccccaaaacatatgtataatgacttgagatttattatgcaaccagaattaacgatcactcgaatattaagcctacgggctaccacattatctcgagttcgaaataaacaagcctacaggctatttcaacatcgagttcgaaacgatcactcaaatattaagcctacgggcaaccacattatctcgagttcgaaatgatcactcaaatattaagcctactggctaccacattatctcgagttcgaaataaacactcaaatattaagcctacgagctacttctatatcaagttcgaaatactcagtcgaccgttaagcctacgggctaccacattatctcgagttcgaaataaacactcaaatattaagcctacgagctacttctATATCAAATTTGAAATACTCAGTCGACCGTTAAGCTTACGGGTTATttcaacatcgagttcgaaataatcactcgaatattaagcctacgggcttccacattatctcgagttcgaaataatcactcgaatattaagtccACGGGCCACTTctgcatcgagttcgaaataaacactcaaatattaaagcctacgggctaccgaGTTCGAACAAGGACCCAATCGAATTTGAAACATTGAAAAAGCTACGTTTACTCAGAGTTTACGTTAACCACCACATTATCATCAACTCAACAAGCAAAACGTCACTCCAAATCTGATCGATCAAAATCGACCTTGGTATGTATATACAAAATTGCCTACGTAATTAATTTACAGATAATGAGAATTAGACTCTAAGCTTCTGGGTCGGGGTCTTCCCCACCCTCGgacccgcttttgctaccatcatcgttatcatcatcatcatcatcagaagccaaggcttcagcttccgcttcaagctcttttgcctttcttacctcttcggtaaaatcgaaacctcgagcatgaatctcctcaagggtctccctccgagatctacacttaacaagttcggcaacccaatgagctcgagcatcggcaatctttgccgcttcccgggcctccacctgagcagcctcagcatcagctcGATATACAGCAATAGACTTATTCGCCAAAagtttcgacgactcaacctccgccttagcctcagcaagtcgtatCTCAAGCTCATCAATTTTCTTAGCCTGAACCGACACCTTTTGCTTGACGTTTCGAAGCTGAACGTCGGCTGATAATAAatttgttaagatggtttctttctcCGCTGTCAGGCGgtcaatagtctccttccactggtTGCATTCGGTCCGGATTTGATCGACCTCCTCCCGAAGTAGCCCGATCTtctcgatcttttgctgcaactgagacaacggagggttaacttccacagtcgaggcgaatccatactttaacagaacgaggctcacctgctgatcgagctcgaccctttcttcacgaaccttagccaaatccgcttgaagatCCTTTATAGCCTCCTCCTTTTTGCAACAAAGAAGTCGAAGGTCATCTCTTTCACCTAGGACCTTCCGGAGTTCGGCCTCATACTGGCTAAGATTAACTCGGAACCTACCGATGGCCTGCATAGTTATAAACTGTCATCAACACCAATAAAGCAAAAAGGGATCACCGATATGGGAACCgccaagtatggaaaagaaaaaagaagccaagtttggaagaatcattacccgagtaataaaacgctgagcttcctctaacaaaagagaagcatcaccgatatcggaactgtCATCAACACCAGTAAAACAATCCTTAAAAGGATCCGCTGCACCTGAGCCAGCACCAATGTCGGGAGTCTTTAGTTCTCGAGCCTCcttcaacgcctcctcagaaaaagacgaaagggaaggtgaatgacccattgccatttccccgagcaaatcactcggagtactccgATCGAGACTTAGGTCTTCGGAACCAACCCCGATGGGCACGGCCGCCATCGGCTCAGCAACTCTAGCAACCTCGACTGCCTCCGTAGGTCGGACTATcaaagccgaggagctatcttcttcttcttcttcctccctcagTCGATGGACTGAGTCGATCGAAAGTGCAATGATTTTTCTTCTCACCTTTTGAGTTTTGGGCTTAGGATCCTCCGGCCGAGAGGAAGCCTTTCGTTTCTTTTCTTTCCCCTGTTCCAGGACCGGGGGCTGGTTTCCTTCATTACCGCTCAAAGGCCGCAAAATGGCATCCCTAGTTACACTTATATACAAGGGAAAAACTGATAATGAAATGAACGCAGAATATACCTCGAGGGAAACAGGAACCAAAcctcaccatgattcttggcctcccatctacctttagccaaatcacgccaagcgcgttcggcataggatgaagtcgaggctaactttcgaacccaatcctcgagatcAGGCACAGCTTGTGCCATCCAAGGTGCAACTGGACATcagaaaataatattaacaaatacggaaaaagacacgaaaagcaaacatggatcacttacggtcgaagttccatttttcaggaaacggcatcttttcctccgggataagatcacgagtcctcactcgaatatatcgacccatccagcctcgatccttatcttcatcgatgctcgacatcaaagccttcgatgcccgacgatatagcctaataagtccacgataaatctgaggccgatacagtcgtataaggtggctcagagaaaaatccaaccctccggctttgatagagaagaaacgtaataagatgactatacgccataaggaaggatgaatttggccgagggtgacctgatatctcctgCAGAAATCAAAAATCACGGGATCGACAGCTCCTAACGTAAAGGGAtaggtgtaaacacttaaaaatccctccacataGGTAGTGATGCTCTTATCGGGGGAGGGGATTTGTAACACGACCTCAGAACCCCAGCCGCAGTCTTTTATGACGGCCTCGAGGTGAATCTCCGCTATAGAGCatgtatacatcgatacgtgctcaCACCGACCCAGAACTGATGAAgggttctccaccttaaaatcagtttttaaagtacacgggccgggaatatAATCTTGAACGGACGGCTCGGGCAGCGCCTTATCGTCACACAGCCGcgaggaagaagctttctccttgtgaggtacgatttttgaagttttcgccattaaTATGAGAAGAAAAAATCGCAAAGAAAGGTGAAAGAGGGGACAACACCGTAACTCCGGTATAAGCGGCACTAAAGCAACGAAATAAGAGAAACTAATCAAAGGGAATTTGGGAAAAGAGGAAGCACAAAAGTGGAAAACATTATATGTGAAAACTATTTATAAGGCATGGCGATTCGTTtctagcggtggccgaccaccgactgacacacattaaatgcctcgataaaaccaaatcgatgggacaactatcacgcACGTCATAGTCAAAGCCAATAGAAACGTCATTATCGATTCGGTCGAACCTTAGGGAAATCACATAGTTTCTCGTCATCTCCTTTCCAAGAAacgagggggctatctgtatacggttaaaatcaaGCTTCGgtcatgaagatcgatcgaggatggcatttTAATCAAGGGGTATCTTCATGGAGACCCTGAAAGAATTccgagatgggggcgtcgagctcgggcgttcgaatcgaccgaggtaacatcgaccgatacaggtcccgaacatcgatgcccaAAACTGATCACCTAACTCGAAACcaaggccgaggttccgatccgataccgagctcgagtcggtatcgagttcacagacaaaaagttgttacaaccgcaccaaatgagagaatctctgcgggaattaaggaggagacacaccatcatgggtcctccactagtaatatttattccatcatgttgctatagataaagtagtgatccttggctataaaaggaaAAAGATAGTTTGTAATAGAAGGCACTTTTTGGCTAggattaagaattcattgtgtttatctttctaaagctcactaaatatctt carries:
- the LOC117275214 gene encoding protein WEAK CHLOROPLAST MOVEMENT UNDER BLUE LIGHT-like 3, whose amino-acid sequence is MKEFQHRLDLAITDKVGLANELEVARSEVIKANKRADAKVAQFGIDVEVNQAKPKSMVKHAKWQARREALEEGSRKLHEHVAPWMAQAVPDLEDWVRKDAILRPLSGNEGNQPPVLEQGKEKKRKASSRPEDPKPKTQKVRRKIIALSIDSVHRLREEEEEEDSSSALIVRPTEAVEVARVAEPMAAVPIGVGSEDLSLDRSTPSDLLGEMAMGHSPSLSSFSEEALKEARELKTPDIGAGSGAADPFKDCFTGVDDSSDIGDASLLLEEAQRFITRAIGRFRVNLSQYEAELRKVLGERDDLRLLCCKKEEAIKDLQADLAKVREERVELDQQLQQKIEKIGLLREEVDQIRTECNQWKETIDRLTAEKETILTNLLSADVQLRNVKQKVSVQAKKIDELEIRLAEAKAEVESSKLLANKSIAVYRADAEAAQVEAREAAKIADARAHWVKLVEFISACPSSITDLES